A DNA window from Rhodococcus sp. Z13 contains the following coding sequences:
- a CDS encoding bifunctional FO biosynthesis protein CofGH — protein sequence MTDSADDAPQSAMLPTPTVRPGANPYPTASAMRRALRRARDGVTLNVDETAVLLQARGADLEDLCTSAARVRDAGLVTEGRPGTVTYSRKVFVPITRLCRDRCHYCTFVTVPGKLRAEGRGMYLEPDEILEIARRGAELGCKEALFTLGDRPEDRWPEAKQWLDERGYDSTLDYVRAMAIRVLEETGLLPHLNPGVMSWAEISRLKPVAPSMGMMLETTSERLFAEKGQCHHGSPDKNPEVRLRVLTDAGRLSVPFTTGILVGIGETVTERAESLHAIRKSHKAFGHIQEVIVQNFRAKDDTAMRDADDADLDEFLAAIAVARLVLGPGMRIQAPPNLVSLDECKALLAAGVDDWGGVSPLTPDHVNPERPWPNLDVLAQVSAEAGFELTERIAAQPKYVLAGQPWIDPRITAHVQALADPRTGLARDVIPSGLPWQEPDIDWESSGRIDLNSEIDVTGRNTEHRSDLGSAFGDWETVREQVLALGSSAPVRLDSDVLSALRSAERDPGGCTDAEYIALANADGAGLEAMVALADQLRRDTVGDDVTFVVNRNINFTNICYTGCRFCAFAQRKGDADAFTLSTSEVADRAWEAHVAGATEVCMQGGIDPELPVTGYADLVRAVKERVPTMHVHAFSPMEIANGVARGGTSVRDWLTELRAAGLDTIPGTAAEILDDEVRWVLTKGKLPTAEWIDIVTTAHEVGIRSSSTMMYGHVDQPHHWVGHLNVIRGIQDRTGGFTEFVLLPFVHQSSPLYLAGASRPGPTMRDNRAAHALARIMLHGRIANIQTSWVKLGIAGTQAMLEGGANDLGGTLMEETISRMAGSQHGSEKTVAELVAIAEGIGRPARQRTTTYAPVELPLTVR from the coding sequence ATGACCGATTCCGCTGACGACGCCCCGCAGTCCGCGATGCTCCCCACGCCGACAGTCCGGCCCGGAGCAAACCCGTATCCGACTGCTTCGGCCATGCGCCGGGCGCTTCGGCGCGCCCGCGACGGGGTCACGCTCAATGTGGACGAGACCGCCGTGCTGCTGCAGGCGCGCGGCGCCGATCTCGAGGATCTGTGCACCTCGGCCGCCCGGGTCCGCGATGCCGGACTCGTGACCGAGGGCCGGCCGGGCACCGTCACGTACTCGCGGAAGGTGTTCGTGCCCATCACCCGGCTGTGCCGGGACCGGTGCCACTACTGCACCTTCGTCACGGTGCCGGGCAAGCTCCGCGCCGAGGGCCGCGGCATGTACCTCGAGCCGGACGAGATCCTCGAGATCGCCCGCCGGGGCGCCGAACTCGGTTGCAAGGAAGCGCTGTTCACCCTCGGTGACCGCCCGGAGGACCGCTGGCCCGAGGCGAAGCAGTGGCTCGACGAGCGCGGCTACGACTCCACCCTCGACTACGTGCGGGCCATGGCGATCCGGGTGCTCGAGGAGACCGGTCTGCTGCCCCACCTCAACCCGGGGGTCATGAGCTGGGCGGAGATCTCACGCCTGAAGCCGGTCGCGCCGTCGATGGGCATGATGCTCGAGACCACCTCCGAGCGGCTGTTCGCCGAGAAGGGGCAGTGCCACCACGGCAGCCCCGACAAGAACCCCGAGGTGCGGCTGCGGGTGCTCACCGACGCGGGGCGGCTGTCCGTGCCCTTCACCACCGGCATCCTCGTGGGCATCGGTGAGACCGTCACCGAGCGCGCCGAGTCGCTCCACGCCATCCGCAAGTCGCACAAGGCATTCGGTCACATCCAGGAAGTCATCGTCCAGAACTTCCGGGCCAAGGACGACACCGCCATGCGCGACGCCGACGACGCCGACCTCGACGAGTTCCTCGCCGCCATCGCCGTCGCCCGCCTCGTGCTCGGCCCCGGCATGCGCATCCAGGCGCCGCCGAATCTCGTCTCCCTCGACGAGTGCAAGGCCCTGCTCGCCGCCGGTGTCGACGACTGGGGCGGGGTGTCGCCGCTGACCCCCGACCACGTCAATCCCGAACGGCCCTGGCCGAATCTGGACGTCCTCGCGCAGGTCAGCGCGGAGGCGGGTTTCGAACTCACCGAACGCATCGCGGCGCAACCGAAGTACGTGCTCGCCGGGCAGCCGTGGATCGACCCGCGCATCACCGCGCACGTGCAGGCGCTGGCCGATCCGCGAACGGGCCTGGCGCGCGACGTGATCCCGTCGGGCCTGCCCTGGCAGGAACCCGACATCGACTGGGAGTCCTCGGGCCGCATCGACCTGAACTCCGAGATCGACGTGACCGGACGCAACACCGAGCACCGCTCCGACCTCGGCAGCGCCTTCGGGGACTGGGAGACCGTCCGCGAACAGGTCCTCGCCCTCGGCTCGTCGGCGCCGGTGCGGCTCGACAGCGACGTGCTGTCGGCGCTGCGCTCCGCCGAACGCGACCCGGGGGGATGCACCGACGCCGAGTACATCGCCCTCGCCAACGCCGACGGCGCCGGGCTCGAGGCGATGGTCGCGCTCGCCGACCAGCTGCGCCGCGACACCGTCGGCGACGACGTCACCTTCGTCGTCAACCGGAACATCAACTTCACCAACATCTGCTACACCGGCTGCCGGTTCTGCGCCTTCGCACAACGCAAGGGCGACGCCGACGCGTTCACCCTGTCGACGAGCGAGGTCGCCGACCGCGCCTGGGAGGCCCACGTCGCCGGCGCCACCGAGGTCTGCATGCAGGGCGGCATCGACCCCGAGCTGCCCGTCACGGGCTACGCCGATCTGGTGCGGGCCGTGAAGGAGCGCGTGCCCACCATGCACGTGCATGCCTTCTCGCCGATGGAGATCGCCAACGGTGTGGCGCGCGGCGGCACCTCCGTCCGCGACTGGCTCACCGAGCTGCGCGCGGCCGGTCTCGACACCATCCCGGGCACGGCGGCCGAGATCCTCGACGACGAGGTCCGGTGGGTGCTGACGAAGGGCAAACTGCCCACGGCCGAGTGGATCGACATCGTCACCACCGCGCACGAGGTGGGCATCCGGTCGAGCTCGACGATGATGTACGGGCACGTCGACCAGCCGCACCACTGGGTCGGTCACCTCAACGTCATCCGCGGGATCCAGGACCGCACAGGCGGTTTCACCGAGTTCGTGCTGCTGCCCTTCGTGCACCAGTCGTCGCCGCTGTACCTGGCCGGCGCCTCGCGTCCCGGCCCGACCATGCGCGACAACCGGGCCGCGCACGCGCTCGCGCGGATCATGCTGCACGGCCGGATCGCCAACATCCAGACCAGCTGGGTCAAGCTCGGCATCGCCGGGACGCAGGCCATGCTCGAGGGCGGCGCCAACGACCTCGGTGGCACGCTGATGGAGGAGACCATCTCACGGATGGCCGGTTCGCAGCACGGCTCGGAGAAGACCGTCGCCGAGCTCGTCGCGATCGCCGAGGGCATCGGCCGTCCGGCGCGGCAGCGCACCACGACCTACGCACCGGTGGAACTTCCGCTGACCGTGCGCTGA
- the fdxA gene encoding ferredoxin produces the protein MTYTIAEPCVDVMDKACIEECPVDCIYEGGRSLYIHPDECVDCGACEPVCPVEAIFYEDDVPDEWSEYIKANVDFFQDLGSPGGAAKLGKIDYDPPFIKNLPPMGEE, from the coding sequence GTGACGTACACGATTGCGGAACCGTGCGTGGACGTGATGGACAAGGCATGCATCGAGGAATGCCCCGTCGACTGCATCTACGAGGGTGGACGCTCGCTGTACATCCACCCCGACGAGTGCGTCGACTGCGGCGCGTGCGAGCCGGTCTGCCCCGTCGAAGCGATCTTCTACGAGGACGACGTCCCGGACGAGTGGTCGGAGTACATCAAGGCGAACGTCGACTTCTTCCAGGACCTCGGATCGCCCGGCGGTGCCGCGAAGCTCGGCAAGATCGACTACGACCCGCCGTTCATCAAGAACCTCCCTCCCATGGGTGAAGAGTGA